Proteins from a single region of Patescibacteria group bacterium:
- a CDS encoding DNA methyltransferase, whose protein sequence is MYCFILGHNPTLSSIEIAKVLSGDFNLIELSPEVMIADWHKKINAKELQNQLGGTIKIGEIISEIDLGINEAVVAKISDELIKIGASSKKVFFGFSLYLLDKKINPELINGQLKKLAMQVKKELQTKKIPARWVSSRERVLSSVIVQKNKLLTQGAEFCFLVGSQKIYLARTLSCQEFAEYGFYDFGRPARSMKQGMLPPKLAKMMINLTQAKKDDFILDPFCGAGTVLQEAIKMGYHNLIGSDIDDQAIERTNKNIKWLVEQLNLKIDKGTVNVFASDVRTLAKTLSANSVAAIVTEPYLGPIDKARIGHEISKVIVELSHLYLLAFKQFDKILKKDGCIVMIFPAYKIGGHLHFLPILEALKEQGWRIINPVPEKFKNNQAIRLSDRQSIIYSRQDQHVLREIFVFKK, encoded by the coding sequence ATGTATTGCTTTATTCTAGGCCATAATCCAACTTTGTCAAGCATTGAAATCGCCAAAGTGTTGAGCGGAGATTTTAACTTAATTGAGTTATCGCCAGAGGTGATGATTGCTGATTGGCACAAAAAGATTAATGCAAAAGAGTTGCAAAATCAGTTGGGCGGGACGATAAAAATAGGCGAAATTATCTCAGAGATTGATCTCGGGATAAACGAAGCCGTTGTTGCTAAAATCAGCGATGAATTAATTAAAATCGGCGCTAGTTCAAAAAAGGTGTTTTTTGGTTTCAGCCTTTATTTATTGGACAAAAAGATTAATCCAGAGCTAATTAATGGGCAGCTCAAAAAATTAGCTATGCAAGTCAAGAAAGAGCTACAGACAAAAAAAATACCGGCTCGCTGGGTTAGTTCTCGGGAAAGGGTCCTATCATCGGTTATTGTGCAAAAAAATAAACTATTGACACAGGGCGCCGAATTTTGTTTTTTAGTCGGCAGCCAGAAAATATATTTAGCCAGAACTTTAAGCTGCCAAGAATTTGCCGAATACGGATTTTATGATTTTGGCCGACCCGCTCGTTCAATGAAACAGGGTATGTTGCCGCCAAAATTAGCCAAGATGATGATTAATTTAACTCAAGCTAAAAAAGATGACTTTATTTTAGATCCGTTTTGCGGCGCCGGAACCGTTTTGCAAGAAGCGATAAAAATGGGCTATCATAATTTAATCGGCAGCGATATAGACGATCAGGCCATTGAACGAACTAATAAAAATATTAAATGGTTGGTTGAGCAATTAAATCTTAAAATAGACAAAGGAACGGTTAATGTTTTTGCTTCCGACGTTCGCACCTTAGCCAAAACCTTATCTGCTAATTCAGTGGCAGCTATTGTAACTGAGCCGTACCTTGGTCCGATTGATAAGGCGCGAATAGGCCATGAGATTTCAAAAGTTATCGTGGAGTTGAGCCATTTATATCTTCTGGCCTTTAAACAATTCGATAAAATTTTGAAAAAAGATGGTTGTATTGTGATGATTTTTCCGGCCTATAAAATAGGCGGACATTTGCATTTTTTGCCGATCTTAGAAGCGCTCAAAGAACAGGGCTGGAGAATTATTAATCCGGTGCCAGAAAAATTTAAAAACAATCAAGCCATTCGCTTAAGCGACCGGCAATCAATTATTTATTCGCGTCAAGATCAGCACGTGCTAAGAGAAATTTTTGTTTTTAAAAAATAA
- the recA gene encoding recombinase RecA: MKDINDDRAKAAQAAIDQIKTKFGDGSIMRLGEAKRMDIDAVSTGCLSLDLALGVGGIPRGRIIEVFGPEMSGKTTLALHMVAEVQKIGGVAAFVDAEHALDPDYAQKIGVKINDLLISQPDTGEQALEIVETLVRSNGVDVIVIDSVAALTPRVEIEGEMGDQFIGLQARLMSQALRKLTGIVSKSKTTVIFINQIRQKIGVFFGNPETTPGGTALKFYSSCRIEVRRAQQIKKGDETVGNQVKVKIVKNKVAPPFKTCEFDIMYNEGISLAGDVLDTATNRKIIKKSGNTYLYGEVKLGVGRENARDFLKQNPKIIKDIKNAVWDKVRAAGKEDQKIL; this comes from the coding sequence ATAAAAGACATTAATGATGACCGAGCCAAAGCAGCTCAAGCAGCTATTGACCAAATCAAAACAAAATTTGGCGACGGCTCGATTATGAGGCTTGGTGAAGCCAAAAGAATGGACATTGATGCCGTTTCTACCGGCTGCTTGTCTCTTGATTTAGCCTTGGGCGTAGGCGGCATACCGCGTGGCAGAATTATTGAAGTATTTGGTCCAGAAATGAGCGGCAAAACAACGCTAGCCCTACATATGGTCGCTGAAGTACAAAAAATTGGCGGCGTAGCCGCTTTCGTCGATGCCGAACATGCGCTTGATCCTGATTATGCGCAAAAAATAGGCGTAAAAATTAATGACCTTTTAATCTCTCAGCCCGACACTGGCGAACAAGCGCTCGAGATCGTCGAAACACTAGTTCGTTCAAACGGCGTCGATGTTATTGTAATTGACTCGGTTGCAGCTTTGACTCCGCGAGTGGAAATTGAAGGAGAAATGGGCGATCAATTTATCGGCCTACAGGCCCGGCTCATGAGCCAGGCATTAAGAAAACTAACAGGCATAGTCAGTAAAAGTAAAACCACTGTTATTTTTATTAACCAGATCCGCCAAAAAATCGGCGTCTTCTTTGGCAATCCGGAAACGACTCCAGGCGGTACGGCTTTAAAATTTTATTCTTCCTGTCGCATTGAAGTTCGCCGCGCTCAACAAATTAAAAAAGGCGACGAAACTGTTGGCAATCAAGTTAAGGTTAAAATTGTTAAAAATAAAGTAGCTCCGCCATTTAAAACCTGCGAGTTTGATATTATGTATAATGAAGGCATTTCTCTGGCCGGCGACGTACTTGATACGGCGACCAATCGTAAAATTATTAAAAAGTCCGGCAACACTTATCTCTATGGCGAAGTTAAGCTCGGCGTCGGTCGAGAAAACGCGCGCGACTTTTTAAAACAAAATCCGAAAATTATCAAAGATATTAAAAACGCGGTTTGGGACAAGGTTCGCGCCGCTGGGAAAGAAGATCAAAAAATATTGTAA
- a CDS encoding helix-turn-helix domain-containing protein — translation MAVGQAQTENLGTLLKQARLGLGWRLDEVAKKTKIAEKYLSALENSDYFELPSPTYARGFLEHYAEFLGLNAQELMPLFRRENYFSEIKQRVIKNSRAQKGLPFFGPLQKKSNFNPIKQPAELHLPRAKKISNTNLQKIGGAVLALGLVVYFTTVIAQPFLPPRLKVTEPNNNIEIGQKNIIIKGVTEKDAIVKINNQSITKLENNTFEEELMLVPGINMIKISAKKKNSPESVVWRQIFVKE, via the coding sequence ATGGCCGTTGGTCAAGCGCAAACAGAAAACTTAGGCACATTATTAAAACAGGCCCGGCTTGGCCTTGGCTGGCGCCTAGATGAAGTGGCCAAAAAAACAAAAATTGCCGAAAAATATCTTTCAGCCCTAGAAAATTCTGACTACTTTGAGCTGCCCAGCCCGACCTATGCCAGAGGATTTTTAGAACACTATGCAGAATTTTTAGGCCTTAACGCTCAGGAGTTGATGCCTCTGTTTCGTAGAGAAAATTATTTTTCTGAGATTAAACAGCGCGTCATAAAAAACTCCCGCGCGCAAAAAGGACTGCCGTTTTTCGGACCACTGCAAAAAAAATCAAATTTTAATCCAATTAAACAGCCAGCCGAACTACACCTGCCTAGGGCCAAAAAAATTTCCAATACTAATTTACAAAAAATTGGCGGTGCAGTTTTGGCTTTGGGGTTAGTTGTTTATTTTACCACGGTCATCGCCCAACCATTTTTACCGCCCCGCCTTAAAGTTACTGAACCCAATAATAATATTGAAATTGGCCAGAAAAATATTATTATTAAGGGTGTGACCGAGAAAGACGCGATTGTAAAAATTAACAATCAATCAATAACCAAGCTTGAGAATAACACCTTTGAAGAGGAATTAATGCTTGTGCCGGGCATAAATATGATTAAGATTTCGGCTAAGAAAAAAAATAGTCCTGAGTCTGTGGTTTGGCGCCAAATTTTTGTTAAAGAATAA
- a CDS encoding permease-like cell division protein FtsX — protein sequence MQSLKYGWQNFRRNFWLSGAVIIILILLFFSFSFLISLNILVKETVSSIRAKADLSLYLYPQVTEINLNALKTDLENFSQVESVAVISPQQALEQFKQRHQNNPDVIKSLEEINQNPFGPTFLVKIKSDADVNPVLQLVTSARYEDVIQEKDFGNYQQLINKIDFLGRKIKFLGFILSALFFAIVILMIFNAIRLSVYGRLEEIRMMRLVGATGWSIQGPFLVEILISIFIALIISGSLFLLIVLKLQPQLSTFLGMSTTLFSYLVNHALYVFGGPLIFTILTCWLAASAAMKKYLNL from the coding sequence ATGCAGTCACTTAAATACGGTTGGCAAAATTTTAGAAGAAATTTTTGGCTGTCTGGCGCGGTCATTATTATTTTAATTCTTTTATTTTTTTCTTTTTCTTTTTTGATTTCACTTAATATTTTGGTCAAAGAAACGGTTAGCTCGATTCGCGCCAAAGCCGACCTAAGCCTTTATCTTTACCCGCAAGTAACAGAGATCAACTTAAACGCCCTGAAAACGGATTTGGAAAATTTTTCGCAAGTCGAAAGCGTCGCAGTTATTAGTCCACAACAGGCCTTAGAGCAATTTAAACAGCGCCACCAAAACAATCCTGACGTCATTAAATCTTTGGAAGAAATAAACCAGAATCCTTTTGGGCCGACATTTTTGGTGAAAATAAAATCTGATGCTGATGTTAATCCTGTTTTACAATTGGTGACCAGTGCGCGCTATGAAGACGTGATTCAAGAAAAAGATTTTGGTAATTATCAACAATTGATTAATAAAATCGATTTTCTTGGTCGAAAAATAAAATTTTTGGGTTTTATTTTAAGCGCCTTATTTTTCGCCATTGTTATTTTAATGATTTTCAACGCCATCCGTTTGAGCGTCTACGGGCGACTGGAAGAAATAAGAATGATGCGATTGGTTGGCGCCACTGGCTGGTCAATCCAAGGTCCATTTTTAGTGGAAATTTTAATTAGTATTTTTATCGCCCTAATTATCAGCGGCTCATTATTTTTGCTAATAGTCTTAAAGCTTCAACCGCAACTATCGACATTCTTAGGCATGTCCACGACCCTATTTTCATATCTAGTAAATCACGCCTTGTATGTTTTTGGCGGGCCGCTTATTTTCACCATTCTAACCTGCTGGCTGGCGGCTAGCGCGGCGATGAAAAAATATCTTAATCTTTAA
- the aspS gene encoding aspartate--tRNA ligase gives MNRIWTKDAVNKVGEKVLLKGWVNTRRNMGKIVFIDLRDRSSLAQVVFVPQELDEQSNEAVKKIRPEFVVEIEGIVNARPKNQINQEMLTGSIEILAKKLTILSEAKTPPFTIDNEIIAANEELRLKYRYLDLRHERVKNNLILRSQVCQFFRDYLNREGFLEVETPILTKGTPEGAREFAVPSRLYPGKFYVLPQSPQQFKQLLMVGGIERYFQLARCFRDEDARGDRQPEFTQLDLEMSFVNQEDVLALNERMFIELIKTVAPKKIVTTVPFPRISYQEAIEKYGNDKPDLRKDKTNPDELAFCWIVDFPMFEPVEGGDLQATHHPFCMPNPEDVSLLDTDPLRVRAASYDLVLNGYELSSGSIRIHQRELQQKIFELLGLSKELIQARFGHMLEAFEYGTPPHGGMAPGIDRLVMILANEPNIREVIPFPKTTDAKDLMMEAPSEMTEEQLKEINICLRNKK, from the coding sequence ATGAATCGTATTTGGACAAAAGACGCAGTTAATAAAGTCGGCGAAAAGGTTTTGCTTAAGGGCTGGGTTAATACTCGCCGCAATATGGGCAAAATCGTTTTTATTGATTTGAGAGATCGCAGCAGTTTAGCGCAAGTAGTTTTCGTCCCGCAAGAACTTGATGAACAATCAAATGAGGCAGTTAAAAAAATTCGTCCGGAATTTGTCGTTGAAATCGAAGGTATAGTTAATGCCCGACCAAAGAATCAAATTAATCAAGAAATGTTGACTGGCTCAATAGAAATTTTAGCAAAAAAATTAACCATTTTATCCGAAGCCAAAACTCCGCCATTTACCATTGATAATGAAATTATCGCCGCCAATGAAGAGCTGCGATTAAAATATCGTTATTTAGATCTGCGTCACGAAAGAGTAAAAAATAATTTAATTTTACGCAGTCAAGTTTGCCAATTTTTCCGCGACTACTTAAATCGGGAGGGTTTTTTGGAAGTTGAAACGCCGATTTTAACCAAGGGCACGCCAGAGGGTGCACGCGAATTTGCCGTGCCATCACGTTTATATCCGGGAAAATTTTACGTCTTGCCCCAATCGCCGCAACAATTTAAACAACTACTAATGGTCGGCGGTATCGAGCGTTATTTTCAGTTGGCCCGCTGTTTTCGCGATGAAGATGCGCGCGGTGATCGCCAACCAGAGTTCACACAACTAGACCTAGAGATGTCGTTTGTTAACCAGGAAGACGTGCTAGCCTTAAATGAACGAATGTTCATTGAATTAATCAAAACTGTCGCGCCGAAAAAAATCGTCACAACCGTTCCGTTTCCTCGCATTTCATATCAGGAAGCCATAGAAAAATATGGAAACGATAAGCCCGACTTGAGAAAGGACAAAACAAACCCCGATGAATTAGCTTTTTGCTGGATCGTAGATTTTCCTATGTTTGAACCAGTAGAGGGCGGAGACCTTCAGGCTACACATCATCCATTTTGTATGCCAAATCCAGAGGATGTTTCATTGCTCGATACTGATCCCTTACGTGTTCGAGCGGCATCCTATGATTTAGTGTTAAATGGATATGAACTGTCTAGTGGATCTATCCGTATTCATCAGCGTGAACTACAGCAAAAGATTTTTGAACTCTTAGGTTTATCTAAAGAATTAATCCAGGCTCGATTCGGCCATATGTTGGAGGCGTTTGAATATGGGACTCCTCCACATGGAGGCATGGCGCCGGGTATTGACCGTCTTGTTATGATTTTGGCCAACGAACCCAATATCCGTGAAGTTATTCCATTTCCTAAAACTACTGACGCCAAGGACCTGATGATGGAAGCGCCGAGCGAGATGACCGAAGAACAACTCAAAGAAATAAACATTTGTTTAAGAAATAAAAAATAG
- the rpmA gene encoding 50S ribosomal protein L27 translates to MSHKKAGGSTSLGRDSHGQRLGVKIQDGQKIKAGMIIIRQRGTKFRPGKNVRRGVDDTLYAATAGVVKFNTKKLIRFNGALRKAKIVSVAAVKTK, encoded by the coding sequence ATGTCACACAAGAAAGCAGGCGGCTCTACATCGCTCGGTCGGGATTCACACGGTCAACGGCTGGGAGTAAAAATTCAAGACGGCCAGAAAATCAAGGCCGGCATGATTATAATTCGCCAACGCGGCACCAAATTTAGACCAGGTAAAAACGTTCGCCGCGGAGTAGACGATACTTTATACGCTGCTACGGCCGGCGTGGTTAAATTTAATACCAAAAAACTGATTCGTTTCAACGGCGCTTTGCGCAAGGCCAAGATCGTCAGCGTAGCTGCGGTAAAAACAAAATAA
- a CDS encoding NifU family protein, with the protein MVMTKNIKIAIEEVLEEIRPMLHSHGGDIELVEWLEKGKTAQVRFVGGCATCPMAQMTFKNLVEASLKEKLPEIKKIELV; encoded by the coding sequence ATGGTTATGACCAAAAACATAAAAATTGCCATTGAAGAAGTTTTAGAAGAAATTCGTCCGATGCTTCATTCGCATGGTGGCGACATCGAATTGGTTGAATGGTTGGAGAAAGGAAAAACGGCTCAAGTCAGATTTGTTGGCGGTTGTGCTACATGTCCGATGGCACAAATGACCTTTAAAAATTTAGTTGAAGCGAGTTTAAAAGAAAAATTGCCGGAAATTAAAAAAATTGAATTAGTATGA
- the mraY gene encoding phospho-N-acetylmuramoyl-pentapeptide-transferase: MLFNLIKVFFLSTLAFVVTILWTPLLTKFLYKHKLGKQIRDEKTAPIFSKMHQAKTGTPTMGGMLIWVTTAVLAVVFFYLAKFTNLDFFKQLNFLDRGQTLLLLGVLIASAVVGFIDDLFNVKKMGPRGGGLKMKHRLLIYTAIAAVGAWWFFFKLDWYTIYIPFVGNFTIGWWFIPLFIFIVVSTAFSVNEIDGLDGLAGGTLLTAFAAYGAIAFVQGKYDLATFCAVIIGSLVAFLWFNIFPARFFMGDTGVMSLGITLGVLAMFTNYFALLPIIGLLFVVESISVIIQLLSKKIRKKKIFLSAPIHHHLEAKGWPEPKIVMRFWLISGVTAVLGLLIFLIDKLI; the protein is encoded by the coding sequence ATGCTATTTAATCTTATTAAGGTTTTTTTTCTTAGCACCCTGGCCTTTGTCGTCACTATTCTGTGGACTCCGCTTTTAACAAAATTTTTATATAAGCATAAATTGGGCAAGCAAATCCGTGACGAAAAAACCGCTCCTATTTTTTCTAAAATGCATCAGGCCAAGACCGGTACGCCGACTATGGGGGGAATGTTGATTTGGGTAACGACCGCAGTTTTGGCTGTGGTGTTTTTTTATTTAGCCAAGTTTACTAATTTAGATTTTTTTAAGCAGCTTAATTTTCTCGATCGAGGACAGACGTTATTGCTTTTGGGCGTTTTGATTGCCTCAGCTGTCGTTGGTTTTATTGACGACCTATTTAATGTAAAAAAAATGGGCCCGCGTGGTGGCGGGTTGAAAATGAAACACCGCTTACTTATATATACGGCCATTGCTGCAGTGGGCGCTTGGTGGTTTTTCTTCAAACTTGATTGGTATACTATCTATATTCCTTTTGTGGGAAACTTTACTATCGGTTGGTGGTTTATCCCGCTCTTTATTTTTATCGTTGTCTCGACCGCTTTTTCGGTTAATGAGATTGATGGCTTAGACGGCTTAGCCGGTGGAACATTGTTGACCGCTTTTGCTGCTTATGGAGCTATTGCTTTTGTTCAGGGTAAATATGATCTGGCCACTTTTTGTGCCGTGATCATTGGATCGCTCGTTGCCTTTTTGTGGTTTAATATTTTCCCGGCCAGATTTTTTATGGGCGACACAGGCGTCATGTCATTAGGTATCACTCTGGGAGTTTTAGCTATGTTTACTAATTATTTCGCCCTTTTACCGATTATTGGTTTATTGTTTGTAGTAGAGTCAATATCTGTGATTATTCAACTTCTTTCTAAAAAAATTCGTAAGAAAAAAATATTTTTATCCGCGCCTATTCACCATCATTTAGAAGCTAAGGGTTGGCCAGAACCAAAGATTGTTATGCGTTTTTGGTTGATTTCCGGCGTGACCGCAGTTTTGGGGTTGCTAATATTTTTGATCGATAAACTTATTTAA
- a CDS encoding NAD-dependent epimerase/dehydratase family protein, producing the protein MKILVIGSTGQLGSELTLALRKKYGDQNVIAGINKTLPAEELKRGPYEFVDVSSRESLKNVIQKYQINVIYHLAAILSAVGEKNPELAWQVNILGLKNVLDVAVANKIERVFFPSSIAAFGPNTPKEKTPQYTAMDPNTMYGLTKLAGELLCQYYFKKYQLDVRSVRYPGLISYKTQPGGGTTDYAVAIFYEALKTKSYTCFVRQDTVLPMMYMPDAVRATLELMEAPSEKLTVRTSYNLSAISFSVKDLIKEIKKYLPDFCCECSPDHRQTIADSWPKSIDDSYARRDWGWRHEYDLAKMSEDMLKNLKNIL; encoded by the coding sequence ATGAAAATTTTGGTTATTGGTTCAACCGGACAGCTTGGTTCGGAGTTGACTCTGGCCTTGCGAAAGAAATATGGCGATCAAAACGTGATAGCCGGTATTAATAAAACATTACCAGCCGAAGAACTTAAAAGAGGTCCTTATGAATTTGTCGACGTCAGCAGTCGAGAAAGTCTAAAAAATGTTATTCAAAAATACCAAATAAACGTCATTTATCATTTGGCGGCCATTTTATCAGCAGTTGGTGAAAAAAATCCGGAATTAGCCTGGCAAGTAAATATACTTGGTTTAAAAAATGTTCTTGACGTGGCCGTGGCCAATAAAATTGAGCGTGTCTTTTTCCCCAGTTCTATCGCCGCCTTTGGTCCAAACACACCCAAAGAAAAAACCCCTCAATATACAGCTATGGATCCAAATACCATGTATGGTCTAACTAAATTGGCCGGTGAATTGCTCTGTCAATATTATTTTAAAAAATACCAACTTGACGTGCGTAGCGTGCGCTATCCAGGGCTAATTAGTTATAAAACGCAGCCTGGCGGCGGTACGACCGATTATGCAGTGGCGATTTTTTATGAAGCCCTTAAAACAAAAAGCTATACTTGTTTTGTCAGACAAGATACGGTGCTGCCGATGATGTATATGCCCGATGCAGTCCGCGCCACCTTAGAATTAATGGAGGCGCCCAGCGAAAAATTAACCGTGCGTACCAGTTATAATTTATCGGCCATCAGTTTCTCAGTTAAAGATTTAATCAAAGAAATAAAAAAATATTTACCTGATTTTTGTTGTGAGTGCAGTCCTGACCACCGGCAAACCATTGCCGACTCCTGGCCCAAGAGCATTGACGATTCTTATGCGCGCCGTGATTGGGGTTGGCGCCATGAATATGATTTAGCAAAAATGAGCGAAGATATGTTAAAAAATTTGAAAAATATTTTGTAA
- a CDS encoding methyltransferase domain-containing protein — translation MENLDPTKVPGGNELINAKDFLRKVGIEERMKVGDLGCGARGYFSLQAAKMVGSKGIVYAVDVMKRALDSVIGHARILGIYNIKTVWSNLEQYGATKIPAGSLDVSMLINVLFQTQDDVTVIKEAVRLLKSGGKLVICDWKRTGAPFGPIPEMRVKFDNLTQVILNAGLKLEKEFEAGPYHLAMVFKK, via the coding sequence ATGGAAAACCTAGATCCAACAAAAGTTCCTGGAGGCAATGAGTTGATTAACGCAAAAGATTTTTTGCGCAAGGTTGGCATTGAAGAGAGAATGAAGGTTGGTGATCTTGGTTGCGGCGCTCGCGGATATTTTTCTTTACAAGCCGCCAAGATGGTGGGCAGTAAGGGCATTGTTTATGCAGTTGACGTTATGAAGCGGGCCCTTGATAGTGTAATTGGCCACGCGAGAATCTTAGGAATTTATAATATTAAAACCGTTTGGTCAAACTTAGAACAATACGGCGCTACCAAGATTCCGGCCGGTTCACTTGATGTCAGTATGTTGATTAATGTTTTATTTCAAACCCAGGATGATGTAACTGTTATCAAAGAAGCCGTTCGTTTACTTAAATCGGGCGGCAAATTAGTGATTTGCGATTGGAAAAGAACAGGAGCCCCGTTTGGTCCGATACCAGAAATGCGGGTCAAGTTTGATAATTTAACCCAGGTAATCTTAAATGCCGGATTAAAGCTAGAGAAAGAATTTGAAGCCGGTCCTTATCATCTGGCCATGGTTTTTAAAAAATAA
- a CDS encoding YraN family protein, translated as MDHLELGQSGEQIAVSFLKRRGYKILERNFQACLSGRQAGQLGEIDIIAQDFSSTPRLKRIFIKNVTLVFIEVKTKSDHNFGLPEEELTTAKKEKLQRAIQQYFRINHLDSPNWRLDLVAIDFCDNKIKPEIRHYQGLN; from the coding sequence ATGGATCATCTTGAGTTAGGGCAAAGCGGCGAACAAATCGCCGTTTCTTTTTTAAAAAGAAGGGGATATAAAATTTTAGAGCGCAACTTTCAGGCCTGCCTGTCCGGTAGGCAGGCCGGTCAGCTTGGTGAAATCGACATCATCGCTCAAGATTTTTCAAGCACGCCCAGACTTAAAAGAATATTTATTAAAAATGTGACCTTAGTTTTTATCGAAGTCAAAACCAAGTCAGATCATAATTTTGGTTTACCAGAAGAGGAATTAACTACTGCTAAAAAAGAAAAACTTCAGCGCGCCATTCAGCAATATTTCCGGATCAATCATTTGGATAGTCCAAATTGGCGTTTGGATTTAGTGGCTATAGATTTTTGTGACAATAAAATTAAGCCAGAAATAAGGCATTATCAAGGATTAAATTAA
- the nusA gene encoding transcription termination factor NusA yields the protein MANNEPTISQAIDLICQEKKISRDLVLSAIEQALAAAYRRDYGEKNQNIKVEFNPIDGSMRVFDVKTVVEDLPPEELAEKENEEKEAEEIKKTKKSKTKKIEAEESVPVQSEITAEEDEEEKKRFNPKTDLQLSDAKKINKKIKIGETITTELKMPTGFGRVAAQTAKQVIVQKIREAERQTVFDRYKAQEGTVINGIIQRYERNMVLVELQDTTAILPASEQIIEERYMPNQKFKFYLQVVRQTPKGPEIIVSRRHPEILKELFVQEIPEITNGTVEIKAIAREAGSRAKVAVFTQEKGVDPVGACIGQRGVRIQTIISELGGEKIDIIEWSEDLAKFITNALSPAKVQSIEIDEKNKKAIVRVKEENLSLAIGRAGQNVRLASRLTGYEIDVQVAPKEIEKSVAPEGEDAKEVTAVVDNPEEKKDSAEPKKEKKSRKKKTE from the coding sequence ATGGCAAATAATGAACCCACAATTTCACAAGCCATTGATTTAATTTGTCAGGAAAAAAAGATTTCCCGCGATTTGGTTTTGTCGGCTATCGAGCAGGCCTTGGCCGCCGCTTACCGCCGCGATTATGGTGAAAAAAATCAAAACATCAAAGTTGAGTTTAACCCGATTGATGGATCAATGCGAGTTTTTGACGTTAAAACCGTAGTTGAAGATTTGCCACCCGAAGAACTGGCCGAAAAAGAAAACGAAGAAAAAGAGGCAGAAGAAATAAAAAAAACAAAAAAATCCAAAACCAAAAAAATCGAAGCTGAAGAGTCGGTGCCAGTTCAATCAGAAATTACCGCCGAAGAAGACGAGGAAGAGAAAAAAAGATTTAACCCTAAAACAGACCTCCAACTATCAGATGCCAAAAAAATAAATAAAAAAATAAAAATTGGCGAAACCATTACCACTGAATTAAAAATGCCGACTGGATTTGGCCGCGTGGCCGCCCAAACCGCCAAACAGGTTATCGTGCAAAAAATACGTGAAGCCGAACGACAAACGGTTTTTGACCGCTATAAAGCGCAAGAGGGCACGGTTATTAACGGTATTATCCAGCGTTATGAAAGAAATATGGTTTTAGTAGAGCTACAAGACACTACTGCGATTTTACCCGCCTCGGAACAGATTATAGAAGAGCGATATATGCCCAATCAAAAATTTAAATTTTATTTACAGGTCGTGCGTCAAACCCCCAAGGGCCCAGAAATTATCGTTTCGCGCCGACATCCAGAAATTTTAAAAGAATTATTCGTTCAAGAAATTCCAGAGATTACCAATGGCACGGTTGAAATAAAGGCTATTGCTCGCGAAGCTGGTTCGCGCGCCAAGGTAGCAGTTTTCACTCAAGAAAAGGGTGTTGATCCGGTTGGCGCTTGTATCGGCCAGCGAGGCGTACGCATTCAAACAATCATCTCTGAATTAGGCGGTGAAAAAATTGACATTATCGAATGGAGCGAGGATTTGGCAAAATTTATTACTAACGCTTTATCGCCGGCCAAAGTTCAATCAATCGAAATTGACGAAAAAAACAAAAAAGCAATAGTTAGAGTAAAAGAAGAAAATCTATCTTTAGCTATCGGCCGCGCCGGACAAAACGTGCGTTTGGCTTCTCGCTTAACAGGTTATGAAATAGATGTACAAGTAGCGCCGAAAGAAATTGAAAAAAGCGTAGCTCCAGAAGGAGAAGATGCGAAAGAAGTAACAGCGGTAGTCGATAATCCAGAAGAAAAAAAGGATTCAGCCGAACCGAAAAAAGAGAAAAAATCTCGCAAGAAAAAAACAGAATAA